ataaatattttaaaagattaaaataaaccCATAAAAAcactggaggaaaggaaggaaggggaaatgaatgaatgaggggagcaaagggaaggagagagggaggctgAATTAGTCCCCAATATTTAAAGTAGGGAGATTACCCATGAGATCTGCGTTTTCTGCTCTTGAGAAGTCAAAGGGTCTGGCCCTGGAGGGAACCAAATTTGAGAACCTGGATATGCCCACCTTTGCTGGGGTCTGGCACCCCTTCTCGGCTAGCCCAGAGCTTGGCACTCAGAGGCCACTTGCCCTGTGATGACACAGTTTGGTTTGCGGTGTGACATAAAGGAAACCGGAAGGTGCAAGGGAGACAGAACCCCAGAGTCTTTAGGGGAGAGCAGGGCACCACCTAGTGACCACATCAGAGTGGGGGAAGGAGTGACAGTGAGAAactgagaaaggaaagggaactgAAAGGCAGAAAACCCGGGTGAGAGTTACTGAGGGACTGCCCGGGCATGTCCCGTGCCAGGTGCCTGGGACTTTCTTATAGCCCTGGTTCTCCCACCAGACTCGTGGCGAGTGCGGTCAGATGTGCACGCTTCTGGAGTGTCCCATCAGTGGGCCAGTTAGCAGGAACCTGTCACAGGTGTGACTTTGTGACTGTGTTGGTGGGAGGACTCAAGTCTTTTTATGTCTGACTTGATCTGTGTCTGTGAGGGTCAATTTCTGACAATTTTAATGTGTCAGCTGTgagctggggtgggtgtgtttgtgtgtgtctctgtagGAGTTTCATCGAGATCAAGCTGTGTGTCCAGGTGTCCCTGTGACaggtgttgtgtgtgtatgtgtgtgtgttcagctGAGCCTATCAGTAAGTTTGTATTTCCTGAGAAGCTCTCAGCCTGTGTCTATGTGGGCCCGCGACACTGTGTTTGTTGTGGGTACCTGCTCAGTGGGCATGCTTGTGAACCTGATAGGTTTGTGGGTCTAGGTGTGCTCAGCAGTGTGGGTGTTTGTGCAACTGTGTGTGTCCCTGACATTGTAGTCTGTGCGTCCCAGTGACCCTGTTAGCAAGTCAGGTTGTGTATTTGTGTCTGGATGTGTGAGTGCTCCGTCAGTGTGTGAGTTTGTGCGTCCACGCCTCTGTCCAGGgtgtgcatttgtgtgtctgCGAGTCGGGTTGTCCCCAGGCCCTGTCAGCACGTGACTTTGTGTACCCTGGAGCGCCAGACGGTCAGTCTGCGTACACGtctctgggtgtgtgtgtctgtgggtccCAGTCagtgtgtcagtgtgtgtgtccGGCTGTCCCGCTGTCTGGGCGGCCAATCAGCGCGCCTCCGCGCCCCGAGCcaggccctgccccgcccccggctGCAGGGAAACCCCCCGCGCCGAGGTTGGGGGCGCGGCGCGCGCCAGCAAGTCCCGACTTGTCCGCGGCTGGCGGGCGGGGCAGTGGCGTCACGCGGGGGCGGGGCGTGGGACCCGCCAGGCGGGGGCGGAGCGGGGCGGGGCTGCCGCCGAGCGGGCCCGGGATCTGCCGGGCGGCCTGAGACGCGGCGCGAGCCACATGCGAGCGGGTGCGTGGTGGCGGCGGTGGCGGCAGCGAAACCAGCAGTAGCGGCGGCCAGGACGCGGACGCACCTGCGGCCCGAGGAGCAGCCGAGACAGCAACAACGACGGCAACAGCGGCAGCCACTGCAGttagagcagcagcagcagccacagaagcAGCCGCGGCGAGCGGCGCTCGGCGGGCGCGCCCTCCTGAAGGAAGCCGCCCGCCCCCCATCACCATCCCCTCCGGCGTGTTCATGCCCCCGGGGTGAGTGTGCGCGCCCCAAGTCCCAGCCAGCGGCGATTGGCCAGGCCGGgtgggctccctggaggaggtggcggGAGTGCACTCGGagagcagtgggggggggggcgctgagtCCCTACACcatgcctccctctctccctgccctccccaccccccatgagGCTGGTGTCGCTGGGCGGGAGGCACTGAGGGTCCGAGAGCGCAGGTGCCTCAGCGGTCTGACGGGTTTGTTTACAAACAATGGGGTGCAGGATCGGCAGCGCCCCCTGGCGGCCAGTGCGGCCCCGGGGAAGTGAGTCGACCCCGACTGCCCCGGCCCCTGCAGTccgggaggggcggggggtggggggggacggcGTGGAGGGGCGGCCACACCCCGGGCGCGCGCGCCCGCCGGGGGCGGCGACAGGGGGCGGCTCGCGGGCCGTGAAGTCTGCGGCTCCTGCGGGCGGGGGCTGCGCCCCAGCAACAGCCTGTTATTGGCCCCGCGCTCGCctggcgggcggggcgggcgcacgtggcggcggcggggaggggggcgCTGTGACAGCGCAGGGGGGCGTCTGGGCCCGCCGTGGGAGCGCGCGTGTGCGGGGTTGTGGATCTGCAGGTGTCTCGcctgggtgtgtgcgtgtgtctggcTCTGAGTTTGTGCTGGGGTCTGCAGGGAGTGCTTGTGTCAGTCCCGGGGAATGGTGGGGCTGTGGCCCGTCGTGGTGTTGCGCGTCGTCCCCATGCGTGTTTGTGTGGGGTTCTGTCTGTGTACGCCGCGCCTGAAGGCGGGTGCTCTGTTTATGTGTGATGTACCTGTGTTGTGTCCACTGTGAGAGTtgtctgtgtgtggtgtttgGGGGTGATCCTATGGGTCTGCTGTATTGCCTGCGTGTGTTATAGTGTGTGGTTGTAGTGTGTTGGTGTGTTGCTTGAGTGAGCTGTTTGTGTGTTTACATGTGTGTGTCTTGCCCGATgtgctgtgtttgtgtgtgcttgtgtgtcttGCCTGTGTGTACTGTCTGTGACTGTCTGTGTATATCTCCAGGGCATGTGGCTCAGCTAAGCGTTTGTGATGGTGTGCCTGCTCAGTGCCGATGTCTGTTTTCTCTCCAGGTGTCTCTGTGAGTTctgcgtggtgtgtgtgtgtgtgctgggggttGTCTGGTCTGTGTTTGCCTTGTGGGTCTGGCATCGGCATCTGGAAATTGAGGAGCTGGGCTCTGTGGGGTCTGAGCAGAGCAGTCAGTGGATGTTGCTGGCAGCCTCTTGTATGAGGCTGTGTCTgagcccgtgtgtgtgtgtgtgtgtgtgtgtgtgtgtgtgttgggtctgAGGGGCTTGTCTCTGATCGGCTGGCTCATGTGTGTCATGTGGGCTGCGTGTGTGTAGTGTTTATGTCAGTCACGTGAGACCAGTGTTTTCTGTGGGTGCTTTAGGTGTGCGCGCTGCCAGGGCAGTGTAGGATTAGAGTTagctgtagtgtgtgtgtgtgtgtgtgtgtgtgtgcgcgtgcacgcgTGCATTTGCACGTGTGTCCGGGGCTGACAGTtggtgatggtgtttggaggttgggggaggagggagggttgATGTCTGCTGTTCTGCTGTTGCGTCTCTGTGTTGTTGCCGGCATGTGGTGATGCATCTGGGTCTGATgacatgtgtctgtgtgtgccagCTTTACATGTGTCCTGGGGTCTGAGAGTTGGTGACAAGTGGGTGTGTTTTGGTTGTGTCGGTCCATGTGTGTGTCCATGGAGGTCTGTTTTGTGTTGATATGTGAGTCCTGAGGTGTGTAGGTCTTATCTATTGCATGTGTGTTGTCGGGAGGGGCATGTGTGTTTGAGAAGTGTGGCAGTGCCTATTTGGTGTGTGTTTCTGTCTGTGCTTGTGAGGGCTGCATAGTGTGTACGTGTGCGTCTGTGGGCCTATTAACAGTGGCTCAGCGGGTGAGATCCTGACAGtttgtgtaggtgtgtgtgtggggtggaggggatgTGTTGTGCCGGCCACCATGCATCCTGTGGACAGTTCTTCCTGtggtctgtatgtgtgtgtccatgtTTTGGTTAGTGTTTGTATGTGGACACAGTCCTGGGACATCTCAATGTTTCTGTGCAAATGGGAGATGAGGTGGGAGGTCTGGCTGGCCAGTCCTGCgtgtgcctttgtgtgtgtgtgttgtgtaccCTCCGCACACACCCCTTTGGGTCCTGTGTGAGTCCCTGTGTGTGTTGCGAGGCATCACAGTGCCTGGCTGCCCTCCCTGTGTGCCCGTCTCTGTGTTCCGGAAGTTAATCCCACCAGCCCAGGCCCTGTGTGAGTCCCACGCTGGGTGAGTTTGTGTTGCGGGGCTGTCAgccctcatacacacacacacacctgacagACGCACAAGTCTGGGTCCTGCGTGAGCCCTTGTCCTCGCTGTGACAGCCATCCTGTGCCTCCTTGTCCCTCATGTGTGCCCATCACCATGTGCACGGGAGGCTATTCCGGCCAGCCCAGGCCTCGGCTCAGACCCTGCGGAAGGGTGTGTCTTGAGGGGCCATCACACGCACCTACGGTCCCTTCCGTCTGGGCCCTGCGTGTGTTGTGGGCGCCAGCCCTGGGCTGCCTGGCCCGCCATGCGTACAGGAGTGGGGTGCCCTCTGTACCCCGGATGGGATGGGTGCCTCGTGGGGCCCTGGCGCCCCCTGCACTTCCCGGCTAACCGCACCCCTCTGCCCTGTCCTGCAGGCCCCAGGGAGCGCCATGGCCCGAGCACGCCAGGAGGGCAGCTCCCCCGAGCCCGTAGAGGGCCTGGCCCGCGACGGCCCGCGTCCCTTCCCCCTCAGCCGCCTGGTGCCCTCGGCCGTATCCTGCGGCCTCTGCGAACCCGGCCTGcctgccgcccccgccgcccccgccctgcTGCCCGCCGCCTACCTCTGCGCCCCCACCGCCCCGCCCGCCGTCACCGCCGCCCTGGGGGCCCCCCGCTGGCCTGGGGGTCCTCGCAGCCGGCCCCGAGGCCCGCGCCCCGACGGTGAGTGCCCGCCCCGCACCAGGGATGCTGGGAGCCGGGAAAGAGAGACACGGAGGAACCGGAGAAGTGGGAGCGAGTGGGGGGAGGTGGCGAGCCGGCCGGGCCACGGAGAGGGTGTGGCCAGTGTGGTCTTTGTGTTGCAAGAAGCAGGAAGACTGAGTGggaggcagggagtggggggaggcCCAATGGGAAGTCCCTCCTGGAATCTGACTGCAGTCCCCGAGTTGCAGCCCACGGCCTTTTCCGGGCCTGGGGCAACAGCTGTTTCCAAGCCCCCTCCTCCCGGTCAGGGTCCCCTGAAGGCCCCTGAGGACTGTAGTTGGAGAGAGTGGGCAGAGATGACTGTCACTTCTGGACATTGGGGAGGGGTCGAGGGTGGCCTTTTGCCTTTTATCTGCATCTCTTTGGCCAGGGCCCGCCCTCTCTGCAGTCCGGccggaggaaggagagggggaggggcaacTGTATGGGGAAAGGGTGGGAGACGGGTCTTGGAGAGGGAAGGGTTAAAGGTCCCCTGCCTGATGGGCTGTTAACTCCGTGGTGCCCGGCTAGCCCCATCCCAGCCGGCGCACTCGGTGGCAATGGAAAGATTGTCCCggtttccctccccaccccgtccccGGACCACAGAGAGATCAGGAGAGAGAAAATTCCCCGGCTCTGTTCCCTGGCAACAGAGGCAAGAGGAGACCCGATTTCTAGACCAGAGTCacaggtgtggaaactgaggccctgattTTAGGTCTCAGGGATCCCTCGTGCCAGGACCTGGCGTgacagaaaggaggaagagacgTCAGGGGAGCTCAGAATGTGCGTGTGGCGAGGAGGCAGGAAGGCATCTCCCGCAtcccagcccccaggcccctgctcagaggcagccACAGTCTGGCCTTCTGGTTTCCAGGCCTCGGCCACATCCGGGGGTGTGGCTTCACTGTGGTTGGACACTAGAGGGCAGGAGACCTGAAGCTTGTGACTCTGGGTGTAGTCAGTCACCGTagccctgtgtgaccttgggccacttTTTAgggtgagcctcagtttccccatctgttgaGTGGAGCAGTCAAAATTTGGCACCGTTTTGGAAGGGAAGTATTTAGGTAGGATAAGAGGAAGCACTTCCAGACTAACACGGGTAGTGAGGTGGTAGATGGCTAGACAGGTGACCCCAGGAAGGCCTCCCCAGGACTTCTTTTTTGCCTGGGGAGTAGGAGCTGAGAAATCTGGCCCTTAAAGGGGAAAACAGAATCTCTAAAATGAGGTGGGGAGCAGGAGAGAAATCAGGCGGCTGGAGAAGGGAGAAGTAGGCCCTGGATAACTGGTCCCTCCGGGACACCTCAGGGCCTAGAGGGGTGGTGGGTGTGACCACGGCCCCCGGCTTTTCCCAGGTCCTCAGCCCTCACTCTCGCCCGCGGAGCAGCACCTGGAATCGCCAGTGCCCAGCGCCCCGGGGGCCCTGGCGGGCGGCCCCACCCAAGCGGCCCCGGGAGTCCGGGGGGAGGAGGAGCAGTGGGCCCGAGAGATCGGGGCCCAGCTGCGGCGAATGGCGGACGATCTCAACGCGCTGTACGAGCGGCGGGTGAGTGCTGGGGGAGGGGTAGACGGCAGGTGGGACTTCCCGCCGGGGAGGAGGCTGCGGCGGCCCAGCCAGATGTGCGGCAGCTGCCGCCCTGCGCGGCGGGGTCGCGCTGGGgacaggaaggtgggaggggcggCGTGTCCGCGGAGCCGCCGTAGGGCTAAGGCCCGCGCCGCGGCTGTCACGGCCCGGGGGAGGGCCGGGACCGGGGTATCCGCGAGCCCTGCAGCGCGCCCGGGGTCCGCGGCCGCGGGGACTGAGGGCG
Above is a genomic segment from Kogia breviceps isolate mKogBre1 chromosome 18, mKogBre1 haplotype 1, whole genome shotgun sequence containing:
- the BBC3 gene encoding bcl-2-binding component 3, translated to MARARQEGSSPEPVEGLARDGPRPFPLSRLVPSAVSCGLCEPGLPAAPAAPALLPAAYLCAPTAPPAVTAALGAPRWPGGPRSRPRGPRPDGPQPSLSPAEQHLESPVPSAPGALAGGPTQAAPGVRGEEEQWAREIGAQLRRMADDLNALYERRRQEEQQRHRPSPWRVLYNLIMGLLPLPRRRGAPEMEPN